From the genome of Amia ocellicauda isolate fAmiCal2 chromosome 14, fAmiCal2.hap1, whole genome shotgun sequence, one region includes:
- the LOC136768423 gene encoding transmembrane protein 272 produces the protein MDERRDLLQNIPKPPTLNTPSLVISKIITSAIPVAQIVIGVLYLHDCPRQRYIPIYLVVSGVFTVALSLLACLPCTKNEEEGGTGGLLGNVCTTWTSLASLFLFCWFITGNVWIYSIYQPNYTPGAADFCNKTLYLFAFWTTTLVYILLGVLLVGGCCALLCVCICGGNNSGILREDV, from the exons ATGGACGAACGCAGAGACCTCCTTCAAAACATCCCCAAGCCACCCACGCTCAACACCCCCAGCCTAG TTATCTCCAAAATCATCACGAGTGCCATCCCTGTGGCCCAGATTGTGATCG gcGTGCTGTACCTGCACGACTGCCCCCGCCAGCGCTACATCCCCATCTACCTGGTGGTCTCGGGGGTCTTCACGGTGGCCCTCAGCCtgctggcctgcctgccctgcacTAAGAACGAGGAAGAGGGCGGCACCGGGGGGCTGCTGGGCAACGTCTGCACCACCTGGACATCGCTGGCGTCCCTCTTCCTCTTCTGCTGGTTCATCACAG GGAACGTGTGGATTTACTCCATCTACCAGCCCAACTACACCCCCGGAGCCGCCGACTTCTGCAACAAGACGCTGTACCTGTTCGCCTTCTGGACGACCACCCTGGTGTACATCCTGCTGGGGGTGCTGCTCGTGGGGGGGTGCTGTGCCTTGCTGTGCGTGTGCATCTGCGGGGGCAACAACAGTGGGATCCTCAGAGAGGATGTTTAA